Sequence from the Aromatoleum petrolei genome:
TTCGGCGGCCTCGACGTGCGCCCCCCCGAGCAGGACATGCTCCACGTCGTCGCCACCGCCGCCATCGAGGCCTGGCTGCCGATCGAATCGGATGCGTGGCGACTGATGCCCGCGCGGGAGTGATGCCGGACAGCTCGCGGCAGGGCATCACGAGCGGTGACAAGCGGATGACGGCCCGTCGTTGTCATCCGTGCCATCAATGCTTCAAGGACAGCGTCCCGTGACAAGCGGCTGCTCCTTGCCGCGAGTCCCGAGCAATTCACAGATCCTATTCCGATTCCCCGCGAATCATGATCAACAACATCTTGAACCCGTCGATCGGACGCACGGCGTGAGGCACGCCAGCGGGCATGAGCAGTGCGTCGCCTTCGCCTACCGAATGAACGACGCCGCCCACGGGAATTTCCGCGTGGCCTTCAATGCCGATAACCAGTGCATCGAACGGCGCCGTATGTTCACTTAGACCCTCATTCCCGTCAAAGGCAAACAGCGTCACATTGCCCGCGGAATTCTTCACGAGCATTCGGCTCACGATTGCGCTGTCCTGATACGGAAGCAGGGTCTTGAGCTTCTGCACTTCAGTCCCGGTTTTTTCGCTGCTCATAATGCTCCCTCGAAGAATAAGAATAAGACGACTGGATCGCCCATCCTCAAGCCTTAGCGCATCTCGAAGGCCTCCCGACGAAATCTCAGGCGTCGGCCCCAGATTGCGGCCAGCCCGGCCTCCAACTGATCGCCAAATGGCCTCGGTCCGCAGAACCACACTTCGGTGCGCCCCGCTTGCGGCAGCGACGCGGCCAACTGCTCCGGTGTCAGGGTCGCCCCCGCCGATGTATCGTGGATATGAAGCTCAACCGAGGGAAGTCTTCCGCACAGTCGCTGCAAGCGTTCGACGAAGGGATCATGCGAGGCGTTACGCGTGCTGTAGTGAAGCTCCGCTTGCGCAGCCGAGTCGGGGGCGGCGCGTAGCGCATCCAGCCAGGAGAGGAAGGGCGTGATGCCGATGCCGCCGGCGATCCAGATCTGGCGCGCGTTCCGATCCTGGCGCTCGAGCACAAAACGTCCGTACGGCCCTTCGACAGTGACGGGCTGGCCGACCGCAACGCGTGTCGCCAGGCGACGCGTGTAGTCGCCCAGCGCCTTGATCTCGAAGGTCACCGTCTGGTCGCCGCGATCGGCGCTCGCAATGGTGAAGGGATGCGCGCCCTCGATGCGATCGAAGCCGATAAAGGCGAACTGGCCCGCACGATGCCCCTTCCATCCGGCGTCGAGACGACAGGTTACTTCGGTGATGTCGGGAGCCGGCGAGGCGACCGATGAAACGACGCCGGACACGCGCCGATCCCGGCCGATGCGCCCCGTCAACGCCAACACCGATGCTGCGGCGCCGGCCGCGAGCAGCCCCCCCATCAACCACCCGATCGGCCGAGCCCAGTAGTCCGGTGGCGCGAGCACCGCGGCGTGGAAGGCGAGGAGCAGATACAGCACCGGCATTGCGCGATGGAGATAGCGCCAGAACTTGTATGGGAAGCGCTTCCACAGACTCAGGATGATCATTCCCAGTACAAGGTAGATCGCGAATTCGCCCAACTCCTCGCCAGCGTCGCGCAGGTTTTCCAGGAGTGCACCAAAGTGCGCCTCGGGGACCTGTCCGGTCTTGCCGAAGGCGGATTCGAGCAGATCGTCGGACATCTCGATGAGCCAGTGCAGGGCGGCGAAGACTGCGGCGAGAATGCCCGCCCACTTGTGCAGGCGAAAAATGCGGTCCATCCCGCCGAGCGGACGCTCGAGCGCCGCCGGCCGCGTGGCCAGCACCATCGCCAGCGACATCAGGCCTATGCCCAGCACGCCACTGAGATAGAGCGCCTGTTCGCGAATCAGCCACGGTAGCGACGCGCCACCGCCGCCGTCGACACTCGCGGCGAGGCCCCAGGCAAGGGTGAGAAGGGCGATGAATGAGGACAGGATGAAGACCATCGGAAACCCTCTTTTGACGGAATGACGGCAGGGGCGCCGGCGTGGGCGGCGCCCCCTCGGGCGGCGGCTCAGTTGTTGCGCTTGACCTCGGTGTCGAGGACTTCACCGGTGAGGGGCGCCACATCGAGCTCGACCAGTCGGCCTTCCCGGTCAGTGGCCGTTACTTCGAACTTGTCTCCGTCACGCTCGATCTCCTGGATGTCGCGATACCCCATCGCTTCGACCTTGACCTGCGCCTGATGCAAGGTTAATCCCGTGGTCGCCCCCGAGCGGATGTCCTTGTCACGCTTCACTTCAGTCTTGAGGACGGCCCCCGTGACGGGATCGACATCAATCTTCACGAGACGGCCGTCCGCGTTCTTGGCCTTGATCTCGTACTTGTCGTTTTCGCGTTCCAGTTTCGTGAGATCGCGGTAACCCAGGGCTTCGACCTTGAGTTGGACTTCGTGTGGCGTCAGCCATTGGGCGCCGCCGGTGCCGGCTGAATTGCCGGCGGCGAACGCCGATGCGATGACTCCTCCGGCGAGCAGACTCGCGCTTAGGGTGAGGGTGACGATAGACTTATTCGTGCGCATGGTGATTTCTCCAGTTCATTTTGGCTGTGGTCACCATTCGATGACCGTGGCGCAATCCTGAACGGAGCGAACTGAATGCGCGCTGAACGCTCCTGCCGGGTCAGCAATGAGAAGCGAGGCCGCCGCCGCGATCACGCGGGCAAGACCGGGAAGTTTCGCGGACCTTGATGGCCGCAGTCTGAGGTTTGGGCTTGTCAGTCTGCTTCCTGATCGAAGGATTCACTCGAATGTCGGCGCGGGAGTGTAAGCAGTTGGCCGGTTGTGGCCGTAACCCACCACAGGCTTCCCTCAGGCCGCAATTGGAACGAAGAAGGAACTCTCCGCTCGCCCGGCTACACTCACCCCATGTCGATTTCGAAGCCGGACGCCCCACCACGATGTTTGCCAGCCTGAAGGACCTGTTCAACGCACTCACCGATGCGCCCGCCGCCGCGGCGAAGGCCGGTGGCCCCGATCACGCGCTACAGCTTGCGACAGCGGTACTCCTCGTCGAGGTGATGAGGTCGGATGCGGACTACTCTCCGGTCGAGCGCACGACCGTCGTGCAGGCCCTGCGCGACAAGTTCAAGCTGGGTGACGACGAGATCGCGCGGCTGATGGAGCTTGCCGACGCCACGTCGCGCGATGCGCCCGACCTGTACAGTTTCACGTCGCGGCTCAACAAGAGCTTCAGCACCGAGCAGAAGCTGCGCATGGTCGAGTATCTGTGGCAGGTGGCCTACGCGGATGGCACCTTGAGCCATCACGAGAACCACCTCATGCGCAAGCTCGGCGACCTGCTCTACATTCCCCGCGGCGATTTCGTCGCAGCCAAGCAGCGTGGCCGGGCCGCGGCCGGCGTGGCCGAACCGGAGTCCCCGGCGGAATAGTCTCGTCGCCTGCCGCGCGCGGCGCTCATTGATGACGCTGGCGCGCGAGCGCGTCGCGGTCCTGCGCCGACAGCCGCAACCCCAGCGGCGCCAGGCGGCGCAATGCATCGTCGATCTCCCACGGCGCTGCGACCATGCGCTTGCGCCCGTTGCGGAACTCCACGTGCAGCCAATAGGCATCGACGTCCGACGCGTGCCGCAGATAAAGCCGAGCTACGTCCTGCGGCCGGCTCTCCAGCCATGCGAGCCCTTCCTGCTTGCGCGTGCGCCCGAGGAAGCAGGCGGCGGACACGAAGGTCAGCACGGCAGCGGTAACACCAAGGAGTTCGGACATCGTGGGCCTCCAGTTCTGCACAACGAAAGATCGAAGTGGAGGATACCGCGCACTCGCGTTATTAGAACCCCTTAATCTTATTGCCAATAGCTATAAAACAATCTCAGGACGAGACCACGCCCGAGCCGGCGGGATCAGCTTCTCGAATTCCTCGACCACCAGCGGGCGATGGAACAGGTAGCCCTGACCCATCTCGCAGTGCCGCTCCTTCAGGAAGGCGAGCTGCGACTCGGTCTCGATGCCTTCGGCGAGCACTTCGATCCCGAGCGCGTGGGCCATCTCGACAATCGCCACGATGATCGAGCGCTTGCCCGCCTCACCCGCGATGCCCTGCACGAAGCTCTGGTCGACCTTGAGTTCATGCACCGGCAGGCGGCTGAGGTAGGACAAGGACGAGTAGCCGGTCCCGAAATCGTCGATGCTCACCGCAATGCCCTGCCGGGCGAGCCGCTCGAACATCCGCGCCGTGCCGTCGATATCCTCGAGCAGCGTTCCTTCCGTCAGCTCGAGGCAGATCGCACCGGCCGGCACGCCCTGCTGTTCGAGCCGGCGGCACAGCTGGTCGACGAAACCCGGCTCGCGCAACTGCTGCGCGGCGACGTTGATCGAAATGCGCGGCGGCTCCAGCCCGCGCATCCGCCACAGCGCGATCTGCGCCAGCACCTTGGCCATCACGATGTCGTTGATCGACACGATCAGGCCGGCCTCCTCCGCCGCCGGAATGAAACGCGACGGCGACACGTCCCCCAGTTCGGGATCGTGCCAGCGCACCAGCGCCTCGGCGCCGACGAGACGACCGGCCTCGAGGCGGTATTGCGGCTGAAAGACGACGCGGAAGCGGTCACCTTCGATCGCGGCCCGCAATCCGGCGCCAAGGCTCATGCGGGCGCGCGCCTGCTCCTGCATGCCGGCGGCGAAGAAGCGGCAACGATTGCGACCGAGCGCCTTCGCCTCGTGCAGGGCGGCGTCTGCATTCTTCATCAGCACCGACGCGGTATCGCCGTCGGCCGGGAACACGGCGATGCCGATCGAGGCCGCCGCGAACACGTCCTGCCCCTCGATGCAGAACGACGCGCCCAGATAGTCCAGCGTGCGCGCGACCAGTCCGCCCAAGGCCTCCCCGCCCTGCCCTTTCACGACCGCAGCAAACTCGTCGCCGCCGAGCCGGGCAAGCGTGTGCGCATCGGCCAGGCAGCGTCGCAGGCGGTCGGCCACCTGCTCGAGCAGCAAGTCGCCGAAGTCGTGGCCGAGGGTGTCGTTGATGTCCTTGAAGTTGTCGAGGTCGATCAGCAGCACCGCCACGCCCTCCTCCGAATCGAGGTCCTGCGCGAGCGCGTCGGCGAGCCGCTGCGCGAGCAGCCTGCGGTTCGCCAGGCCCGTGAGGCCGTCGTGCGTCGCCAGGAAGGCGAGCCGGCGCTGCAGGTCCTCGACGGCGTCGCCCATCCGTCCGCTGCTCCCGGACTCCGGACGGATTGCCGGAGCTCCTCGCGCGACTGTCCTTGCCGACGGCGAGGACGCCCGGACGGCGGCATCGACTTCACCGCCGACCGGCGCACGCATCGCCGGCTCGGGCAGGGAGACGACGTACCCCAGCAGGCGCCGCCCGCGGAACACCGGCTCGAGCCGCTCCGCGAGCAGCCGTGCCGGCAGGAAGCACTCGGCCTCGGGCTCCGGCACCGCACGCCCGGCGACGGGGATGCGGGTCTCGGCGCTCAACACGACGCCCTCCGCGGCGAGCACCGGCGCCGCGCGCGCATTGGCCTTCACGAGCCGGCCGCGCGCATCGAAGAGCACCACGCCGCTTGCCGCCCCGAGCGCCGCGACACTCGCCTCGAGCAGCTGGAAACGCTCCTCCAGCGCCATCTGCGCGAGCCGGTTCTCGATGCTGTTGGCCGTCGTGACGACGAGCGGCAGCGAGTGCGACGAATAGTCCCGACTCATCCCCGAGATGTCGAGCGCACCGACGACCGAGCCGTCGACCGGATCGCGGATCACGGACGCCGAACAGGTCCAGCGCTGGATCGGCTCGCAGAAGTGCTCGGCGCCATGAACCTGAATCGGTTGCGCAAGCGCGAGCGCCGTGCCGATCGCGTTCGTGCCGATGCCCGATTCGCTCCAGCTCTTCCCCGGCGTCATGCCGAATTCGCCGATCGCCGTGCGCAGGCGCGGGTCGCCCTCCACGTCGAGGACGACACCCATGGAGTCGGTGAGGACCATCACCGTGCCCGTCTGCGCGAGCTGATCGCGCGACTGCATCAGGAAGGGGGCGCTTGCCGCGATCAGCCGCTCGTTGGCGGAGCGCAGCGTGTCGAGATCATCGTGCTCGACGCGCGCCGGCGCCTCGCCGCACGCCGGATCGACCCGCCCCAGCAGGCAACGCCGCCACGACTCGCCGATGACGTCCCGCAGCACCCCGTTCGCGCCATGATGCGTTCCGACCAGCAAGTTGTGCCAGGCGGTCTTCACCTGCGGATTGTTCTCCGGCCGGGATAGTCCAGTCCCTCGCACGCACGTCTCCCAATGACTCGCGAGCTCCGCGGCCCGCTTCACACCCTCGCTCTCGGTTTAGCACCGGCCATGCCGGCACGAAACCCTGTTGCAAGCCGGACGCAATTACGGAGCCGGGCGCGATTCGCTAGGAGGCGGCCACGATCGCGGGCAGCGCCGACATCACCAGATAGGCACCGATCGCCATCAGCAGCATGAACACGAGGCGGCGCATCGTGCGCGCCGCGAGCGGCGGCGGGTATCGGCGCCCGACGATCGTCATGAGGGCCACCACCGGCAAGGCGAGCGCGAACACCACCCAGATCTCCGCATCGAGCCGGCCCTGCATACCGAGATAGACGGAGCGCGTCGCGGACGTGACCGAAAAGAGCAGCAGGAGAATGTTGCGCACCGCCACCGCATCCATCGGCTGGCGATAGAACTGGAAGATCAGCGGCGGCCCCGCGACGCCGAAGAGCCCGCCGCTCAGCCCCGAGAAGAAGCCGCTGGCGGCGAAGCTGAAATCCGACGAGCGCTCGTCGAGCTGCACCGGGCGCAAGGCGAAGCCGATGCTGCCCTGCACGATGACGATGCCGAGGAGAAGCTGCAGGATGCCGGCCGCCGTGGTGCTCAGGAAATCGAGCAACACCACGCCGGCGACGATCGCGGGCAGGATGCCCAGGGTGGCCGCCCGTGCCGCGCGCCAGTCGATGCCGTGCATGCGCCCGGGCAGCGCGACGACGCTGTTCGCCAGCGACACCAGGCTCACGACCGCCGCGACCGTCGCGACCGAGGCGAGCTGCATGCCGCTGGTGGCCCCCATCACGATCATGCCGAGGCCGAAGCCCGTGATCGTCTGGAAATAGGTCGCCACCGCGACGATCAGCAGCAGCGCAAGCAGCGTCCCGCCGTCCATCTCACACCGCTGCCGCCGTCTCGCGCCGCCGCGCGGCTTCCGACGCCTGGGCCTGCACCACCGTCACGGCGATCACGTAGAACACGTCATCGGCACTGCAACCGCGCGACAGGTCGTTGGCCGGCTTGTCCAGCCCCTGCAGCAGCGGCCCGATCGCGACCGCGCCGCCGACCCGCTCGGCCAGCTTGTAGCCGATGTTGCCCGCCTCGAGGTTGGGGAACACCAGCACGTTCGCCCGCCCCTTCACCTGCGAATCCGGCAGCTTGCGGTTGGCGATCTCGGCCACGATGGCCGCGTCGAGCTGCACGTCGCCGTCGATCGCGAGCCCCGGGCGCATCTCGCGCACGCGCTGCGCGGCCGCCACCACCTTGTCCACCGCCGCATGCTTCGCGCTGCCGCTGGTCGAGAAGGACAGCATCGCGACGCGCGGCTCTTCCATCAGCAGGCTGCGTGCGCTGTCGGCCGCCGCCAGCGCGATCTCCGACAGCTCTTCGGCATCCGGGTCGACGACGAGCCCGCAGTCCGAGAAGATCAGCCCGCCCTTCAGGCTGTGAAAGGGCTCGCACAGCATCATCAGGAAGAAGCTCGACACGAGCTTGAACGCCTTGTTCGGACCGATGATCTGGATCGCGGTGCGCACCACGTCGGCGGTCGTGCGCACCGCCCCCGACACCGAACCGTCCGCGTGGCCGAGGCGCACCATCAGGTTCGCGAAGCACAGCGGATCGAGCACGTCGCGTTGGGCCTGTTCCAGCGTCATGCCCTTGTGCGCGCGCAGGCGCAGCAGCACGCGCACGAAACCCTCGGTGAGATGCGAGCGCGCCGGGTCGACCAGCTCGATGCCCGCCAACTCCAGCCCTTCACGGTAGGCGCAGGCCTCGATCGCGGCGCAGCTGCCGACGAGGACGATCTTCGCCGTGCCTTCGCGCGCCGCGCGCACCGCGGCCTGCAGCACGCGCGGGTCGTCGCCCTCGCTGAGCACGATGCGTCGGGGCTCCGCGCGTGCGGTCTCGATGATGCGGTTGATCGCTTTCATTCCATTCACCAAAAAAATGCCGGAACCGAAGGGGTTGGGAGACGACTCGGTTCCGGCCAGGTAACAGCCCCGTCCGGGGAAGCGGGGCCGTGGAGGGAAATACCGGGGATGGAGCACCGCCGGCGCAGCGACGCAGGTCACGCGCCCGCCGACCTCACCGCCCATGTGCCGGTCAGGCGCTGGGGGCGGCAATACGCTTCAGCAACGTTGTACATTCACAACTTTCGATACGTTTCGTTCCGTTATTCGAAACTTGATCGAACTCTAGATGCAAACTCAGGGATGGTCAACTAGTATTCTTATAAACCGGTACGTGGTGTATTATTTATCGAAACTTACCTCAGCGAGATCGCCATGAAGATCACCCGCGCCTCCGCCTCGGAACCCGCCCGCATCGACGGCGACACCCCGACCATGCGGCTTTTCAGCCTGCTGGAAGTCATCGCGGCCAAGGACCAGACGGTCTCGCTGCAAGGCCTCGTCGAGGAAACGGGACTACCGAAACCCACCCTCCACCGCATGCTGCAGCAGCTCGAGTCCGAAGGTCTGCTGCATCGCGAAGGCGATGGCCGCCACTACAGCACCGGCGTGCGCCTGCGCCGTCTCGCGGAGAGTCTGCTGCTCAACAGCACCACCCACGGCGCGCGACATGTCGTGCTGCGCCAGCTGGTCGAGGAGGTCGGCGAAAGCTGCAACATCACGGCCTTCTCGGGCAGCGAGGTGATGTACCTCGACCGCCTCGAATCGACCGCACCGCTGCGCTTCTACCTCCATCCGGGTTCGCGCGTGCCGGCCCACTGCTCCGCCACCGGCAAGCTCTTCCTCGCGCAGATGACGCCGGCCCAGCGCCGGCGCCTGCTCGCCTACGCGCCGCTGGAAAAGTTCACGCCGAACACGATTACCGATCTCGAGGCGCTCGAACGCGAGATCGAGGAGGTCAGGCGCAACGGTTACGCGCTCGACAACGAGGAATTCCTGCCCGGCCTGCTGTGCATCGGCGTGCTCGTTCCGACCCAGCGCAAGCAGTCCAACATGGGCCTCGCGATCCAGGCGCCGATCATGCGGCTCACGCGCGAGAAGGCCTTGCAGTTCCTGCCCTCCCTGCAGCGCGCCGCGACGGCGCTCGCCAACATCGAAGGGAACGAACCGGACGCGGAGGAGGCCGAGGGGTGACGCCTACCGCGGGCCAGCTAGTCAGGATTGCGCAGTCCCACTGCGCCGTGCCCGCGATGCCCGTCGGCCCCACACGAGCACGTAGTGCGTGCCCGACCACAGGATGGTCACGAAGGTCGCGAGCGTCAGCGCAGTGAGCCACGCTCCGCGATCGACCAGGCCCGCGCCAAGTGCGAGGACGCTCGCGAGCAGCAGGAACTCGAGCGCCGTATTGAGCTTCGACATCGTGCTCGGGGCCATCTCCACCATCCCGATCAGGTAGTGATAGGCAAGCGCCCCGCTCACGATCACGACATCCCGCATCACGACCGCGGCCGCGAGCCACCACGGCAGCCGTCCGTCGAACGCGAGCAGCAGCGTCACTGTCAGCATGGTCAGCTTGTCGGCGACCGGATCGGCGATCGCGCCGAAACGCGTGCGCAGGTTCCAGTGGCGCGCGATCAGGCCGTCGGCAAGATCCGACAGCGCCGACACGACAAACAGCGCCAACGCGATGCCGAACTCGCCTTGCCGCAGCAGCACGGCAAGCGGAAATATCAGCGCGACACGCAGCAGGGTGATGGTGTTGGGGATATTGAGCATCTGGCCGGACCATCGTGAGCTCCACGCCCACATTATGCATGGTCGGCCGACTCCCTCCGCCGATGTCGCTTCAGGCTGCCCGGTACTAACGCACGAAGCGCCGGCTTTCGCGCACCACCGCGTCGAGCAGCGCCTGCTTCTCCGCCAGCACCTGCTTGCCCTCCTCGCGCGCGACGGGATGGTCCTGCGCGTCGAACACGCTGTAGCGGAAGAAGGAGCTGCGCGTGTAGGGGAAGGAGATCTTGTGCTCGCCGTCGAAGATCCCCATGTAGTCGTACTCGCCCAGCACGAGATTGTCCGCGGTGTGATCCAGCGTATCCGCGGAACTGTAGCTGCGCGACGGAGCGCTCACGCCGAGGTACTCCAGCAGCGTCGGCGAGATCTGCAGATGCGAGGTGCGGTGCGTTACGACCTGCGGCTGCTGGCCGGGCAGGCGGATCACCAGCGGCACGCGGATCTGCTCCTCGGGGAAGGTGTTGCCGTGGCCGTGGCCCCAGTGCCCCTTCTCCATGAACTCCTCGCCGTGATCGCCGGAGAACAGGATCACCGTATTGTCGAGTTCGCCCTGCGCCCGCAGGTGGTCCAGCAGGCGTCCGATCTGCGCGTCGACGTGATGCGCGGCGTTGATATAGCGCGCATGGATCGCATCGATGTTGTCGCGCAGGTCGAGCTTCATGTAGTCGAGCTGACGCAGGTAGTCCGCGCGCAGGGCGGTTTCCTCGGGGAAGGTGTAGGGCGCATGGGTCGACTCGAAGAACATGAAGCCGTAGAAGGGCTTGTCCTGACTGCGGCGGTCGAACTTGCCGATCAGGTCGTCGATGTTCTGCGCGTCGCGTCGCCACGGTTCGCCCTTCTGCAACTCCTGCAGGTTGGCCTCCGGCACGCCTGAGAACACCGTGTGGCGCAGCTCGGGATAGTCGAAGCTCTGGCTGGTGTGGATCGCGAGCTGGTAGTCGTGGTCGCGCAGGAAGTTCATCAGCGCCGGTGCGACGCGCTGCCGCTCGAAGCTGTACCAGTAAGGCGCATACAGCCCGTAGAACATCGAAAACAGCCCCATGCGCGTGCGGTTGCCGCCGCTGTAATGCTGCTCGTAGCGCGTGCCCTCCTGCGACAGCTTCCACAGGTTGGGCGTGATCTCCGGGCTCAACAGGTCCCAGCGGAAGGATTCTCCGACCAGCATGATGAGATTGGGGCGCTTCGCGACCTCCTTCGCCGGAAGGTCATGACCGGGATATTCGACGGTACCGCCCGCCAGGCGCAGCTCCTTCACGGCCGCCTGTTCGATACCCATGCGCTTGAACACCTTGCGCGCGCCGGTGTGCAGGTGGAAGGGTATCGCCTCGGCCGCCTGCAGGTAGTCCTCCTTCCCCACATGCTCGCTGTAGGCGTACACGACCTCCTCCACCGAGAGCACCGAGAACAGCACCACAACGGCCATGACCAGCGTGCGCGGCGAAGGCGCCCAACCGTGCGTGACGTGGCGGTACAGCAGCACCAGCGCGGCGCCACACAGGATCGGGAAGACCGACACCTGCATCGCCAGCGAGCGTGTCGTCGCCTCCGTCGCACCCAGCGCCTCGATGCCCCCCGGTGTCGTGAGCAGGTTCCACACGAAGGCGTTGAAGTGGAACTGGTACAGTTCATACAGGCGGTAGTCGGCAAAGATCGCCAGCAGCACGGCGCTGCCGCCGACGAAGGCCACCGCGTAGGGCACCCGCACGCGCCATCCCGGAAAACTGCGCAGCAGCCGGCCCAGCGCCGAGCTCAGGATCCACAGCGGCGCGACGTACAAGCCTGCATAGCCCGCCGTTGCCGCAACGAGGAATACGCGCGCTCCGGCCGCCCCCACTTCGGCATGCGGCCAAAAGAGCGCGATCATCGCGAAAACGGCGACGTAGAGCAGCGCGTAGTAGCGCCTCAGCACGAGCTGGGTGAGGGGAAAGGGCATGGGCGGTTCCCGTTGCGTCGATCGGACGGTTTTATCAGCGCGTCAGAATGACGACCGCGCCGTCAAACGCCCGTCGAACGCATGTCAAGACATTGTGAAACCGGCGCGCCGCCCCGCTCGCCCCCTATCCTGCCCTCGCCGCCAGCAAGGTCAGCGCATGCAGCAGCAGTCCGATCGCGCCCCCCACCAGCGTCCCGTTCAGGCGGATGAACTGCAGGTCGCGCCCGACGCTCAGCTCCAGTTCGCGCACCAAGTCCTCGTCCTTCCAGCCGCGTATCGTCGAGGCGATGTGGTCGGCCAGGCCGTCGCGGAAATCGTCCGCCAGCGCGACGACCGCCGACTGCAGGTGATCGTCGAGCGAATCGTGCAGCGCCGGATTGGCGGCGATCGTCACACCGAAGGCCATCGCGGCGCTGCGCAGGCGCGTCGCGAGATGCGAGTCGGCACGCTGCAGGTCGCTGCGCAGCCACGTCTTCATATCGTCCCACAGCCCGTTCAGGTACTCGGCCATCGCCGGGTGCGCGAGCATGTCGCGCTTGGCCGCCTCGATCCGCGCCGCCAGATCCGCGTCCGTCTTCAGGCGCTCGATGAACTCCGCCACCGATTCGTCGAACGCCAGCCGGCGCGGATGCTGCGGATCGTCACCGATGTCGTGCAGCCAGCCGTTGATGCCGCGCACGATGCTCCCCGCGATGCGGCGCGAGAACTCCTCGGTGTCGGTCACGAGGCCCACCGCCCGCAACACCTTCGGATACTCCTTGCCGGCCACCTCGACGATCATCGCCGCGAACGCCGCCTGCACCTCGGGGGCGTCCAGCCAGCGCGCCAGGCGCGCGAGGGCTGCGTCCAGCACCTCCTGATGGCGATCGTCGGCCGTCAGCCCGTCGAGGATCTGTCCCGACATCGCCGACAGGTCGAGGTCCTTCAAGCGCCCGCGAATCGCAGCGGCGAGGAAGCGGCGCACGCGCGCGTCGTCGATG
This genomic interval carries:
- a CDS encoding CDP-alcohol phosphatidyltransferase family protein, which gives rise to MLNIPNTITLLRVALIFPLAVLLRQGEFGIALALFVVSALSDLADGLIARHWNLRTRFGAIADPVADKLTMLTVTLLLAFDGRLPWWLAAAVVMRDVVIVSGALAYHYLIGMVEMAPSTMSKLNTALEFLLLASVLALGAGLVDRGAWLTALTLATFVTILWSGTHYVLVWGRRASRARRSGTAQS
- a CDS encoding sulfatase-like hydrolase/transferase: MPFPLTQLVLRRYYALLYVAVFAMIALFWPHAEVGAAGARVFLVAATAGYAGLYVAPLWILSSALGRLLRSFPGWRVRVPYAVAFVGGSAVLLAIFADYRLYELYQFHFNAFVWNLLTTPGGIEALGATEATTRSLAMQVSVFPILCGAALVLLYRHVTHGWAPSPRTLVMAVVVLFSVLSVEEVVYAYSEHVGKEDYLQAAEAIPFHLHTGARKVFKRMGIEQAAVKELRLAGGTVEYPGHDLPAKEVAKRPNLIMLVGESFRWDLLSPEITPNLWKLSQEGTRYEQHYSGGNRTRMGLFSMFYGLYAPYWYSFERQRVAPALMNFLRDHDYQLAIHTSQSFDYPELRHTVFSGVPEANLQELQKGEPWRRDAQNIDDLIGKFDRRSQDKPFYGFMFFESTHAPYTFPEETALRADYLRQLDYMKLDLRDNIDAIHARYINAAHHVDAQIGRLLDHLRAQGELDNTVILFSGDHGEEFMEKGHWGHGHGNTFPEEQIRVPLVIRLPGQQPQVVTHRTSHLQISPTLLEYLGVSAPSRSYSSADTLDHTADNLVLGEYDYMGIFDGEHKISFPYTRSSFFRYSVFDAQDHPVAREEGKQVLAEKQALLDAVVRESRRFVR
- a CDS encoding DUF445 domain-containing protein gives rise to the protein MSGTAAAKARELAKMKRVALALLSTVTLLFVLARLQHGVGIWGWVAAFAEAAMIGALADWFAVVALFRHPLGLPIPHTAIIPANKERIAGNLAAFIRDKFLATDTIVRKLRAFDPAGRLAVWLQQPDNAALMAGKLASALAGWLDFIDDARVRRFLAAAIRGRLKDLDLSAMSGQILDGLTADDRHQEVLDAALARLARWLDAPEVQAAFAAMIVEVAGKEYPKVLRAVGLVTDTEEFSRRIAGSIVRGINGWLHDIGDDPQHPRRLAFDESVAEFIERLKTDADLAARIEAAKRDMLAHPAMAEYLNGLWDDMKTWLRSDLQRADSHLATRLRSAAMAFGVTIAANPALHDSLDDHLQSAVVALADDFRDGLADHIASTIRGWKDEDLVRELELSVGRDLQFIRLNGTLVGGAIGLLLHALTLLAARAG